The following nucleotide sequence is from Pseudomonas sessilinigenes.
GGGCGACGACAAGGCTGCCATCGAAGCCAAGGTCGAAGAGCTGTCCAAGGTCTCCGCTCCGGTTGCCCAGAAGATGTACGCCGAACAGGCCCAGCCTGCAGAAGGCGCGGCACCGAACGCCGAGTCCGCTCAAAAAGCCGACGACGTGGTCGATGCCGAGTTCGAAGAAGTAAAAGATCACAAGTAATGTCTTGTTGGTCGGCCGGTTGACTGCCTTTGGGCGGTGACTGGTAGGATGTCGCCGCGCGGGAGCTTGCTCCCGCGTTGGCGTGTCTGGAGTCAGTGAATTTTCAACGGCATGCAGCTCCGTTTGCGTGCTGGCGGTCGGCTCGGAGAAGCTCCTGCTTTCCGGCTGCGATGACCGCAATCGTCGGCCTGCAATCGGGTCGGCTTCCAAGACCAGGATCGTTGAATTGACGTGAGTTGGGTCCGGGCCTGTATTGGGGCTCAGCGAGTTTGGCGGAGCTCAGGAGGGGTTTGCCGGACGTCCTTAAGAGTGCAAAGACTTATGGCAAAGCGTGACTATTACGAAGTGTTGGGTGTGGAGCGAGGCTCCAGCGAGGCGGAGCTGAAGAAGGCTTACCGTCGCCTGGCGATGAAGCACCACCCAGACCGTAATCCCGGCGACAAAGCGTCGGAAGATCTGTTCAAAGAGGCCAACGAGGCCTACGAAGTACTGTCCGATTCCAGCAAGCGCGCTGCCTACGACCAGTATGGTCATGCTGGCGTGGATCCGAGCATGGGTGGCGGCGGTGCCGGTTTCGGTGGGCAGAATTTCTCCGATATCTTCGGTGATGTGTTCAGCGACTTCTTCGGTGGTGGTCGTGGCGGCTCCCGTGGCGGCGCCCAGCGCGGCAGCGACCTGCGCTACACCCTGGAGTTGAACCTGGAAGAGGCGGTGCGCGGTACCACGGTCAATATCCGTGTGCCGACGCTGGTCAACTGCAAGCCATGTGATGGCTCGGGGGCCAAGAAGGGCTCGTCTCCAGTTACTTGCCCTACCTGTGGTGGTATCGGTCAGGTGCGCATGCAGCAGGGCTTCTTCTCGGTGCAGCAGACCTGCCCGCGTTGCCATGGCCAGGGCAAGATCATTTCCGATCCTTGCGATTCGTGCCACGGCGAAGGCCGTGTCGAAGAGTACAAGACCTTGTCGGTGAAAGTGCCGGCTGGTGTCGATACCGGCGACCGCATCCGCCTGTCGGGTGAGGGTGAGGCTGGGACCCAGGGTGGCCCGACTGGTGACCTGTACGTGGTGATCAATGTGCGTGAGCACGCGATCTTCCAGCGTGATGGCAAGCATCTGTTCTGTGAAGTGCCGATCAGCTTTGCCGATGCGGCGCTGGGCGGTGAGCTGGAAATCCCGACCCTGGATGGCCGGGTCAAGTTGAAGATCCCCGAGGGCACCCAGACGGGCAAGCAGTTCCGGGTACGTGGCAAGGGCGTTGCGCCGGTGCGTGGCGGTGGCGCGGGCGACCTGATGTGCCGTGTAGCGGTAGAGACTCCGGTTAACCTCAGTCGTCGCCAGCGCGAGCTGCTGGAAGAGCTGCGTGGGTCGCTGGAAGGCGACAATTCGCATTCGCCCAAGACCGCAGGCTGGTTCGAGGGCGTCAAGCGCTTCTTCGGCGACCTGTAAGGAGTAATGCATGCGACGTATAGCTGTGATGGGCGCCGCTGGGCGCATGGGCAAGACTCTGGTCGAGGCTGTGCAGTTGCGCTCGCCGCTCTCTGGCCTGACTGCGGCCATCGTGCGTCCGGGCAGTTCCCTGGTGGGGGCGGATGCTGGTGAGCTGGCGTCCTTGGGGCGCCTTGGCGTGCCAATGTCCGACAGCCTGGAGAAGGTGGTCGATGAGTTCGACGTGCTGATCGACTTCACCCTGCCTGAAGTGATGCTCAAGAACCTGGCTTTCTGCCGCAAGGCTGGCAAGGCCATGGTGATTGGCACTACGGGTTTGGGGGCCAAGGAAAAGCAGTTGCTGGTGGAGGCGGGCAAGGATATTCCGATCGTCTTCGCGGCCAACTTCAGTGTCGGGGTGAACCTGTCGTTGAAGCTGCTGGATATGGCGGCCCGGGTGTTGGGCGATGATGCGGACATCGAGATCATCGAGGCTCATCACCGTCACAAGATCGATGCGCCGTCGGGTACTGCCCTGCGCATGGGTGAAGTGATCGCCAGTGCCCTGGGGCGCGATCTGCAGCAGGTCGCGGTGTACGGTCGTGAGGGTCACACCGGGGCTCGCGAGCGTGAAACCATCGGTTTTGCCACGGTCCGTGGTGGCGATGTGGTGGGTGATCACACCGTGTTGTTCGCCACTGAGGGTGAGCGCCTGGAGATTACCCACAAGGCCTCCAGTCGCATGACCTTCGCCAAGGGGGCGGTTCGCGCAGCCTTGTGGCTGGATGGTCGTGAGCCTGGTCTTTACGACATGCAGGACGTTTTGGACCTGCGTTGAGATGTCTCTGGGGCGGGGCTGGGGTTTGTGCTTCAGTCCTGTCTTCGGCCGCTAAGCGATCTCCTGTCGCATTCCCCTGCCTTTAAGGCTCATTAGCGGTGGACCGAAAAAGCCTTTTTCTGTAAGCTACAGCTTTAGTGTGTCCACTAAAAGCGCGCAGATAATTCGATGAAGAAGCGGGGTGACGTGTCTATACGTCATTCCGCTTTTTTGCAACCTGCGATCGCCCCTTCAGGCTCTATATACGGGAGGTCTCTTGACTAAGCCAGCCATACTCGCCCTTGCTGATGGCAGCATTTTTCGCGGCGAAGCCATTGGAGCCGACGGTCAAACCGTTGGTGAGGTGGTGTTTAACACCGCAATGACCGGCTATCAGGAAATCCTTACCGATCCTTCCTACGCCCAGCAAATCGTTACCCTGACCTACCCTCACATCGGCAACACTGGCACCACGCCGGAAGATGCCGAGTCCGATCGCGTCTGGTCGGCCGGCCTGGTCATTCGCGACCTGCCTCTGGTCGCTAGCAACTGGCGTAACACCCTGTCCCTGTCCGATTACCTGAAAGCCAACAATGTGGTGGCGATCGCGGGTATCGATACCCGTCGCCTGACCCGGATCCTGCGCGAGAAAGGCGCTCAGGACGGCTGCATCATGGCGGGTGACAACATCTCCGAAGAGGCAGCCATCGCCGCTGCTCGCGGTTTCCCTGGCCTGAAGGGCATGGACCTGGCGAAAGTCGTCAGCACCAAGCAAAGCTACGAATGGCGCTCGACTGTCTGGGACCTGAAGACCGACAGCCACGCCACCATCGAGGCCTCCGAATTGCCTTACCACGTGGTCGCCTATGACTACGGGGTCAAGCTGAACATCCTGCGCATGCTGGTAGAGCGCGGTTGCCGCGTCACCGTGGTGCCTGCCCAGACGCCGGCGAGCGAAGTCCTGGCGCTCAAGCCTGATGGCGTGTTCCTGTCCAACGGCCCTGGTGACCCCGAGCCTTGCGACTACGCGATCAAGGCGATCAAGGAAGTCCTTGAAACCGAGATCCCGGTGTTCGGTATCTGCCTGGGCCACCAGTTGCTGGCCCTGGCCTCCGGCGCCAAGACCGTGAAGATGGGCCATGGCCACCACGGCGCCAACCATCCTGTCCAGGACCTGGACACCGGTGTGGTCATGATCACCAGCCAGAACCATGGCTTTGCGGTGGATGAAACCTCCCTGCCGGGTAACGTCCGGGCGATCCACAAGTCGCTGTTCGACGGCACCTTGCAAGGTATCGAGCGTACCGATAAGAGCGCGTTCAGCTTCCAGGGCCACCCAGAGGCCAGCCCAGGCCCGAACGATGTCGCGCCGCTGTTCGACCGCTTCATCAACGAAATGGCCAAGCGACGCTAAGCGTTCGCCTTGAAAGTGTAGCGAGTAGCGCCTGAGGGCGGCCCCGGCGAGTCCGGTGGAGTCCCCTTAGGCGCCTCAGAGATTGTTCAAGACGGCTTGCCGACTGACCTGCGGATTTGAGTGACAACCATGCCAAAACGTACAGACATTAAAAGCATCCTGATTCTCGGCGCTGGCCCGATCGTGATCGGCCAGGCCTGCGAATTCGACTACTCCGGCGCCCAGGCCTGCAAGGCCCTGCGCGAGGAAGGTTTTCGCGTCATCCTGGTGAACTCCAACCCGGCCACCATCATGACCGACCCGGCCATGGCCGACGCCACCTACATCGAGCCAATCAAGTGGCAGTCGGTGGCCAAGATCATCGAGAAAGAGCGCCCGGACGCGGTGCTGCCAACCATGGGCGGCCAGACTGCACTGAACTGCGCCCTGGACCTGGAGCGCCACGGCGTTCTGGAGAAGTTCGGCGTGGAGATGATCGGTGCCAACGCCGACACCATCGACAAGGCCGAAGACCGTTCGCGCTTCGACAAGGCCATGAAAGACATCGGCCTGGAGTGCCCGCGCTCCGGTATCGCCCACAGCATGGAAGAGGCCAACGCGGTGCTCGAGAAGCTTGGCTTCCCTTGCATCATTCGCCCGTCCTTCACCATGGGTGGCACCGGCGGTGGTATCGCCTACAACCGTGAAGAATTCGAAGAGATCTGCACCCGCGGCCTGGACCTGTCGCCGACCAAAGAGCTGCTGATCGACGAATCGCTGATCGGCTGGAAGGAATACGAGATGGAGGTGGTCCGCGACAAGAAGGACAACTGCATCATCGTCTGCTCGATCGAGAACTTCGACCCGATGGGCGTGCACACCGGTGACTCCATCACCGTTGCACCGGCGCAGACCCTGACCGACAAGGAATACCAGATCATGCGCAACGCCTCGCTGGCGGTGCTGCGTGAAATCGGTGTGGAAACCGGTGGTTCCAACGTGCAGTTCGGTATCTGCCCGGACACTGGCCGCATGGTCGTGATCGAGATGAACCCGCGCGTTTCGCGCT
It contains:
- the dnaJ gene encoding molecular chaperone DnaJ; protein product: MAKRDYYEVLGVERGSSEAELKKAYRRLAMKHHPDRNPGDKASEDLFKEANEAYEVLSDSSKRAAYDQYGHAGVDPSMGGGGAGFGGQNFSDIFGDVFSDFFGGGRGGSRGGAQRGSDLRYTLELNLEEAVRGTTVNIRVPTLVNCKPCDGSGAKKGSSPVTCPTCGGIGQVRMQQGFFSVQQTCPRCHGQGKIISDPCDSCHGEGRVEEYKTLSVKVPAGVDTGDRIRLSGEGEAGTQGGPTGDLYVVINVREHAIFQRDGKHLFCEVPISFADAALGGELEIPTLDGRVKLKIPEGTQTGKQFRVRGKGVAPVRGGGAGDLMCRVAVETPVNLSRRQRELLEELRGSLEGDNSHSPKTAGWFEGVKRFFGDL
- the dapB gene encoding 4-hydroxy-tetrahydrodipicolinate reductase; this encodes MRRIAVMGAAGRMGKTLVEAVQLRSPLSGLTAAIVRPGSSLVGADAGELASLGRLGVPMSDSLEKVVDEFDVLIDFTLPEVMLKNLAFCRKAGKAMVIGTTGLGAKEKQLLVEAGKDIPIVFAANFSVGVNLSLKLLDMAARVLGDDADIEIIEAHHRHKIDAPSGTALRMGEVIASALGRDLQQVAVYGREGHTGARERETIGFATVRGGDVVGDHTVLFATEGERLEITHKASSRMTFAKGAVRAALWLDGREPGLYDMQDVLDLR
- the carA gene encoding glutamine-hydrolyzing carbamoyl-phosphate synthase small subunit is translated as MTKPAILALADGSIFRGEAIGADGQTVGEVVFNTAMTGYQEILTDPSYAQQIVTLTYPHIGNTGTTPEDAESDRVWSAGLVIRDLPLVASNWRNTLSLSDYLKANNVVAIAGIDTRRLTRILREKGAQDGCIMAGDNISEEAAIAAARGFPGLKGMDLAKVVSTKQSYEWRSTVWDLKTDSHATIEASELPYHVVAYDYGVKLNILRMLVERGCRVTVVPAQTPASEVLALKPDGVFLSNGPGDPEPCDYAIKAIKEVLETEIPVFGICLGHQLLALASGAKTVKMGHGHHGANHPVQDLDTGVVMITSQNHGFAVDETSLPGNVRAIHKSLFDGTLQGIERTDKSAFSFQGHPEASPGPNDVAPLFDRFINEMAKRR